A region of the Penicillium psychrofluorescens genome assembly, chromosome: 6 genome:
TCGGACTATAGATGCGATACTGATGGATCAATCGATGCCTCGAAAAGACGGAATTACTGCCACGAGGGAGATACGTGGGTTGGAAGCTGTTGGCCGTCTCGGTGGACGACAGACAATCATTGCTGTTActgcagctgctgggccgGAAGCTCAAGCCCAGTTCTTAGAGGCAGGGACTGACATCTTTTTGTCGAAACCCTTGTCTTTGGCAAAGCTTGAGCAAACTTTGTCTGTTTACTTT
Encoded here:
- a CDS encoding uncharacterized protein (ID:PFLUO_008510-T1.cds;~source:funannotate); translation: MLKYDVLLAEDGQEAVDIVMKYSRTIDAILMDQSMPRKDGITATREIRGLEAVGRLGGRQTIIAVTAAAGPEAQAQFLEAGTDIFLSKPLSLAKLEQTLSVYFGG